CACTATGTCGATGATCTCTTTGCCGATGGTGTAGTGTCCACGGGCGTAGTTGTTGGCAGCATCCTCCTTGCCGGTGATCAGCTGCTCAGGGTGGAACAGCTGGCGGTAGGTCCCAGTGCGCACCTCATctgaagagacaaaaacagatgttgaATCAGTTGTGTGGCCTACAATTTACACTTTCATTTGCCTAAAGAAATATTCAGCCAGAGGTGATGACACTTACCGATGACAGTGGGCTCCAGGTCGACAAAAACAGCTCTGGGGACGTGTTTTCCAGCTCCAGTCTCACTGAAGAAGGTGTTGAAGGAATCATCTCCTCCTCCGATGGTCTTGTCACTGGGCATCTGTCCGTCCGGCTGGATCCCATGTTCCAGGCAGTAAagctcccagcatgcattgccAATCTGGACACCAGCCTGACCAACGTGGATGGAGATACACTCGCGCTGTGATGCAGAGACAGAAGATTTGGATTACAGATTTGATTAAATCTCAAGCCTTGTACTTCTAAAGAGCTGAAGAGctaaactcaaatacattttgataAAGATGTTGTCAGATGCTTTTTGTCAGATGCAAAGATGCCCTAACTGCAAAATGGTAGACTGTTTAAATTAATTCTCCCCATCCTGCATGAAAAGCCCTTACTATTGTTATTTTCTATGTTAGTATGTCTGTCTGAGGTTCAGTCTATCATTTAGGAAAACAttttctgcttctctctgctgcCACAGAAGATTATTGCATGCAGAATTACTGTGAGAAAGAGGATAATCTAGGTCAGACATGTTGCATGCGCTGTCTCTTTAAAAAGCCACATTCACATCATCCaccaatataataataatatatgtgtctcctataaatatttatttttctttacagtAAATAGTAAACAGATATATTTTATAGGCCTATTTAGATATACTTTGatatctatatattttattttaaaaggtgTGTTTTAAGACAGTCAGTAGGATGAATAGTTTAACATAAATTAATGTTTTGAACAAGGTGCACTAAAAAAAGATAGTTATATGAAAGCTACAAAAAGAGTGTTAAAATCAGGATGACAAATTAGTAACAATTTGTGTGCGGTGCTATAGTCAAGCTCATTTAAAAGAGTTGTGCTGGGAGAGGATTAGGCGTCGGCCTGCAGTGCAGGAATAGGCTACATTAGACAACATTTGTAGTAAGCATTAAAATATCAACAATATCTTAATTTGTCTAACAGAAGCAATTCATTGACAATTAAACAATATCCAGCCATGATGCACTACAGTAAAGAGAACAGAGGGTGACGTCAGAGAAAAATATGAGCAACCTCATTTACTTCCCTTCTCTTATACTCTCAAACAATAACCCTGGAAATAAGATACGCTATATAAAATGGTACTTACCATGATCGCTCGTCGATATTATGCAAAGTAATGAGACAAGCTGGAAGAGTGTTCGTGTCTGAGGGGGTGCGGTGTCTGAAGCTGATCTGCTTATGCACCACAATCACATATTCTGCCTCGTGAGGAGAACAGGTGAACTGcgcacacaaaataaaaactcctACTCATTCTGTCGCAGTGTTTCACATCCAAAGTATGGTGTTAAAACAGGCCCAAAAGTATTCACAGCTTGTAAAACACAATGCACAATTTAATACAGCGTGATTTGTGTCTGTAAACATTTAGATGTATCTGTGCCTCTAATCTCTAACTCGTTTATAATAATTTGTACATCAATTTCGATGGAAATGTATTTGTTAATCTCAACCGATTGTGTGGAATCTTTTGAGAATGTGTAACCTGCGGGTAAGACGTATAATgggcaagattttttttttcctaggaTGGTGAACGCATGTCCTGCCCTACTCTGCCTTtgattggcttaccatgacattcttaccctaaccaatccaaccagagcaggcaacaAGTACTAGCTAATCCTTTGCCAAATTCGCCTtacaagattattttttggccttCAGTAGATGGCGGTAATGCAACATTTATGGATGCCAACTAGCTTTTAAACTATACAGAAAAAGAAGAATTCGCCTTCACTGTGCTCTCAGGCATTAATCGGCTTGATGTTTCTCTGATATTATTAGGATTTTGTTGTCATTTAAATTACACTTAGGGTCTATTTTTTCAGCACCATTGTTGCGGTGTCTTTGCAGTTTGCTTTGTGTTATTATGCTTTGTGTTATTTTAGCACCAGTTAACAGTTTGCTACTTTTTGGAGCGTAGGCTACTAAcattaatgttaatgttgttGATTGTTAGCTTGAATAGTGGGCCTAGCTAACGTAAAAGTCAGCCCTGTAACATTAGCTATTGAAGCAACATTAACTTAGTGGGGCATATTAAGGAAAATGGGGGTTGCCTAGTCTTTGTATGGATTTGGCCGGCTGAAATGTTATTTAGCGCTGCTCAAACCCGTCGGCAATCTCTGCCGACATTAGTGTCTTTTAGCAGGCTCAGTTAAAGGCCTAAAGCTATTGAAGACATGTGGTATCATATGAAACAAGAATATTTAAGGAATCCATTGATACCAAGCACGTTCTGCTAGATAACGTTAATATTGCTTCAATAGCTAAAGTTACAGGGCTGACTTTTACGTTAGCTAGTCCCGCTCAAGCTGTACCAGCAGCTAACgtaaacattatttaaatagcatgttcttttctattttcttttcgaATCAATAACGAATAACTTATTGCCGTTTTTGGTGTCTGATTTCAAAAACGCGGGACTTAAATGCGCTATGTCTCTATCctaggaagaagaagaaaaaaaatcacctcCTGGAGAGCACTTGGTCCTCTTTGCAGGTTACAAATTTTGTGTGACACAGCGCGATAAAACTAAAAAATTCACACAAAGTGGATGAGattcaaaaatgtatttccatTGAAAAATGCTTCATTGATGTTCAAATGATGCTATACAAGTTACAaataaagacacagacacagccaaacatttgtgtgttttaacaCCATACAATACCCATCAACCAAATCATCAACAAATCTACAGTCCTCCTGTCTCAGTTACAGTAGGCCTATCTTGTTGTTCTGGTTCTGGGTGTGAAACAGTTACTGCGGCAGAATGAGGAggagttttaattttttgtgcACTTCACCTGTTCTCCTCACGAGGCAGAGTATGTGAATGTGGTGCATCATTAGAGCAGCCTCAGACACCGCACCCCGTCAGACACGAACACTCCTCCGGCTTGTCTCATTACATTGCATAATACTGACGAGCCATCATGGTAAGtaccattttatatatattttatttccaGGGTTATTGTTTGAGAGTATAAGAGAAGGGAAGTAAATGATGTATAGCTCATATGTTTCTCTGACGTCACCCTCTGTTCTCTTTACTGTAGTGCATCATGGCTGGATATTGTTTAATTGTCATATGTATTATGGCTTCTGTTAGACAATTCATTTATTGTTTAATCGAAATATAGCCTAATGTATTCCTGCACTGCAAGCCTTGTCTTCTCACTGCATAACTCTTTTAAATCAGCTTGACTAGTTTCACACTAATGTTGTTACTAATGTATTTTTTGTGCGCACCTTGTTCAAAAGATGATTTTATGTTAAATTATTCATCATTCAGATATGATATCTAGAGTATAACATATCTCTGTTTACTATTTACTGTAAAGAAATATGGAAATTAATAGTTGATTTATATTCCCTGTGGTGGATGTGAATGTGGCTTTTTAAAGAGACAGCGCATGCAACATGTCTGACCTAGATTATCCTCTTTCTCACAGTAATTCTGCATGCAATAGTCTTCTGTGgcagcagagagaagcagaaaaTGTTTTCCTAAATGATAGACTGAACCTCAGACAGACATACTATCATCGAAAATATCAATAGTAAGGGCTTTTCATGCAGGATGGGGAGAATGAATAAACGCCCTGTGATGCACTGTCATTTTGCAGTTCATTTAAAGGCATCTTTGCATCTGGCAAAATCTTTAGCTCTTCAGCTCTTCAGAAGTACAAGGCTTGAGATTTAATCAAATCTGTAATCCAAATCTTCTGTCTCTGCATCCCAGCGTGAGTGTATCTCCATCCACGTCGGTCAGGCTGGTGTCCAGATTggcaatgcatgctgggagctTTACTGCCTGGAACATGGGATCCAGCCGGACGGACAGATGCCCAGTGACAAGACCATCGGAGGAGGAGACGATTCCTTCAACACCTTCTTCAGTGAGACTGGAGCTGGAAAACACGTCCCCAGAGCTGTTTTTGTCGACCTGGAGCCCACTGTCATCGGTAAGTGTCATCACCTCTGGCTGAACATTTCTTTAGGCAAATGAAAGTGTAAATTGTAGGCCACACAACTGATtcaacatctgtttttgtctcttcagATGAGGTGCGCACTGGGACCTACCGCCAGCTGTTCCACCCTGAGCAGCTGATCACCGGCAAGGAGGATGCTGCCAACAACTACGCCCGTGGACACTACACCATCGGCAAAGAGATCATCGACCTGGTGCTGGACAGGATCCGCAAACTGGTGGGTAACTTGATATCAGGACGGATCCATTCCTtaattttaacccttgtgttgtcttcgggtcaaaaatgacacaaaactccctaaatgatttttttcaactttgatACCTTTTCCTAATGAGCCCAACATTCAATTTACAGTCACAGACTACACTAcaaaatccacacacacatacacacacacacacacacacacacacacacacacacacacacacacacacacacacacacacacacacacacacacacacacacacacacacacacagcaattgagtgtatgtgtgtggatggAGGATGAGATTTACCTGCGTGCCTACATAGGGCTGCTAATCTTATCAGGTTTTTACAGGTCCTGAGGTGAGGCTGGTCTTTGAGATGCAAAGATACAAAAGTACTGGGCCTATCTCTTGATAAAAACTATTGTTTACCACATGCATATAGAGtaacttaaaaaataataataatatcaaaataaaTCACCACTTTAGTAAAGAAAATGAGTAAGACAGCTGTGTTGTAATAAAAACAAGTGGTGTCTCCACTGAATAAATGCAGTCTTTCTGCGCTGTGAAGAGGGAAAACTCAGATATTCACCTTGTGATCAATTACAGGTCATCCAAAAAAGTTTTGGCATTCAAAACACAATTATGCTGCTGCATTTTAGGGGTTAAGTGAAGGCGGGTAATTTTTGACTCGGAAGACAAGGGGAGTATACAGAATGTGACTACACATGGGTTAAATTAAATGGCATAACTGtatctcactgtctctctctctctgtcctcagtCGGACCAGTGCACCGGCCTTCAGGGCTTCCTGGTTTTCCACAGCTTCGGAGGTGGCACCGGCTCTGGTTTCACCTCCCTGCTGATGGAGCGTCTGTCTGTCGACTACGGCAAGAAGTCCAAGCTGGAGTTCTCCATCTACCCAGCTCCCCAGGTGTCCACCGCTGTGGTGGAGCCCTACAACTCCATCCTGACCACCCACACCACCCTGGAGCACTCTGACTGTGCCTTCATGGTGGACAACGAGGCCATCTACGATATCTGCCGTAGGAACCTCGATATCGAGCGTCCTTCTTACACAAACCTCAACAGGTTGATCAGTCAGATAGTGTCCTCCATCACTGCTTCCCTTCGTTTCGACGGGGCCCTCAATGTTGATCTGACAGAGTTCCAGACCAACTTGGTGCCATATCCCCGTATCCACTTCCCTCTGGCCACCTATGCCCCTGTCATCTCTGCTGCAAAAGCTTACCATGAGCAATTAACGGTGGCAGAAATCACCAATGCCTGCTTTGAACCAGCCAATCAGTTGGTAAAATGTGACCCTCGCCACGGCAAATACATGGCCTGCTGCCTTTTGTATCGTGGCGATGTGGTGCCCAAAGATGTAAATGCTGCCATTGCCACCATTAAAACCAAGCGCTCCATCCAGTTTGTGGACTGGTGCCCCACTGGTTTCAAGGTGGGCATCAACTACCAGCCGCCCACTGTAGTTCCTGGTGGAGACCTGGCTAAAGTCCAGAGGGCTGTGTGCATGCTGAGCAACACCACTGCTATTGCAGAGGCCTGGGCTCGGCTTGACCACAAGTTTGATCTGATGTACGCTAAGCGTGCCTTTGTTCACTGGTATGTGGGTGAGGGTATGGAGGAGGGAGAGTTCTCTGAGGCCAGAGAGGACATGGCAGCTCTGGAGAAGGATTATGAGGAGGTTGGAGTCGACTCTAttgagggggagggagaggatgAAGGAGAGGAGTAGAGCATACTACATAAATTAATCTAACTCAAAAGTGTAAGTCCTGAACAATATACAGGACACAATatagtgcatttgttttcgATGTGTAAACTTGTGTTTAAGTTCTAAATATTACAAACGCACATTACATTTCATGTaactgacgcttttatccaaagcgacttccaaacACATTCACATGATGGGgtagcatcgggagcaattcagGGTTCACTGTCTTGCCCAAGAACACTTCAACATGGTCATGGTCATGCTTACTGTAGTTGtaaaaagttatttaaatggTTTATAAACTGTAAATAAATCTGGAAAAATTACAGGCCTTCTTGTACTGTTTTTCATACTGCACCTTACCTCACACATCTGTGAGGACTTGTCATGTGACCTATTGGAGTTTCCTTCTTCACTTGGCAGTATCCTTCTCTGCTATTTTCCTTCCTTTACCAGCTATATCTTATATTTTAATTCACATTAGCTTTTCTTAAGAGTCTTTTAACTGG
The genomic region above belongs to Sander lucioperca isolate FBNREF2018 chromosome 12, SLUC_FBN_1.2, whole genome shotgun sequence and contains:
- the LOC116059567 gene encoding tubulin alpha-1B chain-like, whose protein sequence is MRECISIHVGQAGVQIGNACWELYCLEHGIQPDGQMPSDKTIGGGDDSFNTFFSETGAGKHVPRAVFVDLEPTVIDEVRTGTYRQLFHPEQLITGKEDAANNYARGHYTIGKEIIDLVLDRIRKLSDQCTGLQGFLVFHSFGGGTGSGFTSLLMERLSVDYGKKSKLEFSIYPAPQVSTAVVEPYNSILTTHTTLEHSDCAFMVDNEAIYDICRRNLDIERPSYTNLNRLISQIVSSITASLRFDGALNVDLTEFQTNLVPYPRIHFPLATYAPVISAAKAYHEQLTVAEITNACFEPANQLVKCDPRHGKYMACCLLYRGDVVPKDVNAAIATIKTKRSIQFVDWCPTGFKVGINYQPPTVVPGGDLAKVQRAVCMLSNTTAIAEAWARLDHKFDLMYAKRAFVHWYVGEGMEEGEFSEAREDMAALEKDYEEVGVDSIEGEGEDEGEE